In Pelorhabdus rhamnosifermentans, a genomic segment contains:
- a CDS encoding NAD-binding protein encodes MSEALVLASKVGVEPELVYKAIRGGLAGSTVLDAKAPLVMDRKFDPGFRINLHIKDLNNVLETSHEVGVPLPLTAAVMEMMQALKVDGMGNEDHCSLAKYYEKMANVEVRR; translated from the coding sequence CCATGTCTGAAGCGTTAGTACTCGCAAGTAAAGTGGGCGTAGAACCGGAATTGGTATACAAAGCCATTCGAGGCGGACTGGCAGGAAGTACAGTACTAGATGCGAAGGCACCGCTTGTAATGGATCGTAAATTTGACCCAGGCTTCCGCATCAATCTTCATATCAAAGACTTGAACAATGTACTCGAAACTTCGCATGAAGTGGGAGTACCTTTGCCGCTGACGGCTGCCGTCATGGAAATGATGCAGGCACTGAAAGTAGATGGAATGGGAAATGAAGATCATTGCAGTTTGGCAAAATACTATGAAAAAATGGCTAATGTTGAAGTTAGGCGGTAA